The Henckelia pumila isolate YLH828 unplaced genomic scaffold, ASM3356847v2 CTG_525:::fragment_3, whole genome shotgun sequence genome segment ttttttttttttaaaaaaaatatcggtTAATTCAGTTTAATCGATTCGATTTCtggctttttttttaaaaaaaagtctgTTTAACCGAATTAACAGATGTTTTTCATTTGATGACGATCGGGCTCCAGTTCGGATGCACTGCCTTTAGCAGAGCTGCTAGGCCAGAGATATGCGGGCAGAACATGGAAGTGCCTGCAAATTTTAACCTGATATTAACGCACAAGAACTTCCATTTGATTACGACGTTGTGGATCGTTTCGTGGGGGAGAAATGACTTCGATCAAATTTCATGTAATCGATAAATGAATATACCACGAATGATTTCAAAGGGGCCAAAGTTTGGTGACAAATCTAACTGCCCGTCACACCAAGATTCGAGTTTAGAATGAGATGTTGGTTCGGAAtccaattataattatatataattaatcagTAAATCCAACTGGTGCAGGCATTAaaacttaaatcccataaaGCCTCTGAATGTTCCACTCGATCAGCAAGACCTTCGTTGGTACAACTGGAGTGGTGCTAGCTGTACACGATACTCATGAAGACCAAGAAATAAGCACAAAtagagaaagaaagaaagaattatATAGACGGGATAAAAAAGAATGGCGCCATTTGccttctctcaagaatttttgCATCACAAAAAAACCAAGTGATTTTATTTCAGCCTCAGATAACTCATTAGTGTACATGCGGTTTGTATGAGAAACGTATTGTATATACGCCAAGAGTTAGCGAGAATGAAGTAATAGATTCGAATAACCTGTGAGCATAATCTATATGGTGATCATCCCCACCGACAGCGCCTTTCCGATTAGCATGACATCCGTAACACTTGTTAGCTGACGACTGAATATAATTCTGAAACAACTCCAGGAACTATATTTGCGCAAACAAAATTTCATTCCAAGTATCCGGAACACCCGGTAAGCACCAATGCAAGCAATCCTGTACCCCAGGCGTTGCTTTAATGCTGTAACGTGAAATATGACCTTCATCTCTAAGCTGAGACAAAGCCGTGATGTCTAAAAGTTTAACACTAGTTCCATTCACCGCGCCTGCACTGAGAGGATCACCTGATTCATCTTGCAAAACTTCCTTGCCACTCGATAGAGGGGTAGTATTGTCACAGGTACCTCCAGTGTTCCATTCTCCGTTGAAAAAATGTCTCGGAGATATGGATCGGAAAAATGCTTTGAGGCCTGGAAATTTTGGGAGCTGAGTGTTCACCCATTTGACAATACTGTGAACCGTAAAATTTTTTGCACCCATAATATTTGCAATCTTCCTATCGGTGTTGGGAACGCCACCAACATACATAATCCACCTATTCGCCTTGAGTTTTCCCCTATTCCAATGGTGCCCGGTGTTAAGGACGAGAACATCGAATCTGTGGAGATATTGGCGTAAAAATGCAGGAGGTCGATCCAGGTGCATCGCAAAATCAGTGGTTGGGTTGGAGATGTTGATAGGCTCTAAGTCACAAAGACTGGACGACCAGTAGTAAAGAATGGTAGTGTTGGTACTAGGAAACCGATAAGCCCATCCATCAGGCCTTGCAGAACCAAGAGGTTTAACAAGACCATACTCATGCCCCACGTCTGCAACATCGGATGTTTCGTTGCCGCCTGTCACCATGCACATGAGAGACTGGAACTGTTGTCTGCCCAATGAATCACCGACAAATGCTAGAGTTTTGTCCTGCATTCTGCAGGTGAAAATGGCATTTTAGAACTTTTTCTATTTTTGAGTGAACATAGCAGTTAGATTTCAAGCCACCATTCCTATGACATCCAACATTGTTTTAACAAAAAACTATCTCTGATTTAGACACCATTCTCACAACTTTGTTGATGATACTGTTACCAACAAACAAGCGAAGAGAACACCAACCATCAAAGTTTTTTGCATTTTTTCTAAAGTTTCAACAACTTTGTTAGTCGTACCTCTTTAGGAACTTGGAAGCTGTGAATTCTACCATATCACAGTCCTTGGGTTGCCATCGTAGTTTTTCATAGTCAAAGTCTGTCCGCTGTGTGAGACGACAAGACCACATGGGGGACAACCATTGATGACAATCATAGCCAGAATATAGAGGACGGCTGTCGTCAGAGATCCATTTGCCTTTGGCATAGCTACAACCTGTAAAACGTAAGCACGGTACACGGTATCATAAAGTATATTTCAACAAATGTTCGAAACCCCTGTTCGTTATATTAAAGGTCCATCCACACATGAAACAAAGTAGAGAAGAGAAAGGGACAATTGAATAAATAGGAGACCAAAATCGTAAgtccaatttttttaaatactaaaatctCTTTAATGCTATTTGTTTGCTTATCCACAGGGATTGTGAGAATTCTTCAATAATCTATTTTTCCTAATGCTTTGATCAGTACTCCGTGCACTATATGTGTGCTGTGATAATTTCATGCAATCAAGTTGGTACATCTATCAAAAAACCCTTCATTTCTAGTaagttgaactgaaagaatgAGGTGCAAGCATTAAAGAACATAATTCTTTTGGTAAGAGTTCACCATTTTACCACAAACTATAGCTATCCATGTTTCCACCTTTGTCCCAAGAGAAGTAATTATTCTTTCCAACAGTTCTCCTCTCAACGATCATCCCAAATAACAATTTATGGAACCGAACACACACTCAGCTTGGATAGCAACCATGGGACCGAATGCTTTTATCACTCTACCAAAAAATATAGCTATTGGTAATGGTAACTCGAATCTTTTAAACTCTATAGTAGTCCACACAGcatgtttttttattgttttactAGCAGGGTAACTATTACCCGCAAAACTTTTCATCTGGCCCTCATATTCAACAATGATTTCATACATTTGATTCGCAGATGAAGGAACTTGGTATGTGACCTTTCTTTGTATGGACTTTCTTATCAGTTGCCGCTGGAAGGTTACCGGTTTGCACGCTCTTGACAAAAGGCTCTTCAATTGCAGAGTTCACTGGCGCCGACAAATGCCTCTCTCGTTCTTTCGATTTATTTTTTCCAACTGACTGTCCTTCTGCTCCGTT includes the following:
- the LOC140873173 gene encoding protein trichome birefringence-like 14 isoform X1: MKRGIYGLKVQQVSFIILGLVCATMLALTWKKTTFLTSFVPTQSRVLELNRDDEFHLIVTDEADVMEILGGKNISEQNEGSKYESVGSSGTKEMTVERGNSENTTSADKENLPRAFQRNGAEGQSVGKNKSKERERHLSAPVNSAIEEPFVKSVQTGNLPAATDKKVHTKKGCSYAKGKWISDDSRPLYSGYDCHQWLSPMWSCRLTQRTDFDYEKLRWQPKDCDMVEFTASKFLKRMQDKTLAFVGDSLGRQQFQSLMCMVTGGNETSDVADVGHEYGLVKPLGSARPDGWAYRFPSTNTTILYYWSSSLCDLEPINISNPTTDFAMHLDRPPAFLRQYLHRFDVLVLNTGHHWNRGKLKANRWIMYVGGVPNTDRKIANIMGAKNFTVHSIVKWVNTQLPKFPGLKAFFRSISPRHFFNGEWNTGGTCDNTTPLSSGKEVLQDESGDPLSAGAVNGTSVKLLDITALSQLRDEGHISRYSIKATPGVQDCLHWCLPGVPDTWNEILFAQI
- the LOC140873173 gene encoding protein trichome birefringence-like 14 isoform X2 produces the protein MKRGIYGLKVQQVSFIILGLVCATMLALTWKKTTFLTSFVPTQSRVLELNRDEADVMEILGGKNISEQNEGSKYESVGSSGTKEMTVERGNSENTTSADKENLPRAFQRNGAEGQSVGKNKSKERERHLSAPVNSAIEEPFVKSVQTGNLPAATDKKVHTKKGCSYAKGKWISDDSRPLYSGYDCHQWLSPMWSCRLTQRTDFDYEKLRWQPKDCDMVEFTASKFLKRMQDKTLAFVGDSLGRQQFQSLMCMVTGGNETSDVADVGHEYGLVKPLGSARPDGWAYRFPSTNTTILYYWSSSLCDLEPINISNPTTDFAMHLDRPPAFLRQYLHRFDVLVLNTGHHWNRGKLKANRWIMYVGGVPNTDRKIANIMGAKNFTVHSIVKWVNTQLPKFPGLKAFFRSISPRHFFNGEWNTGGTCDNTTPLSSGKEVLQDESGDPLSAGAVNGTSVKLLDITALSQLRDEGHISRYSIKATPGVQDCLHWCLPGVPDTWNEILFAQI
- the LOC140873173 gene encoding protein trichome birefringence-like 16 isoform X3 codes for the protein MLVSHLTSRHLTDDEFHLIVTDEADVMEILGGKNISEQNEGSKYESVGSSGTKEMTVERGNSENTTSADKENLPRAFQRNGAEGQSVGKNKSKERERHLSAPVNSAIEEPFVKSVQTGNLPAATDKKVHTKKGCSYAKGKWISDDSRPLYSGYDCHQWLSPMWSCRLTQRTDFDYEKLRWQPKDCDMVEFTASKFLKRMQDKTLAFVGDSLGRQQFQSLMCMVTGGNETSDVADVGHEYGLVKPLGSARPDGWAYRFPSTNTTILYYWSSSLCDLEPINISNPTTDFAMHLDRPPAFLRQYLHRFDVLVLNTGHHWNRGKLKANRWIMYVGGVPNTDRKIANIMGAKNFTVHSIVKWVNTQLPKFPGLKAFFRSISPRHFFNGEWNTGGTCDNTTPLSSGKEVLQDESGDPLSAGAVNGTSVKLLDITALSQLRDEGHISRYSIKATPGVQDCLHWCLPGVPDTWNEILFAQI